In one Heteronotia binoei isolate CCM8104 ecotype False Entrance Well chromosome 1, APGP_CSIRO_Hbin_v1, whole genome shotgun sequence genomic region, the following are encoded:
- the LOC132585933 gene encoding insulin-like growth factor-binding protein complex acid labile subunit: MYFHYLVWFWIPLSLADSGVHHLCQKICFCKEGALFVNCSGISVSSDLTFPPETEHLDLSNSNLYSIPSRGLRSLWKLQVLLLRDNYISRIEERAFVSLERLHKLDISENEIAFLGNSFSLGLVSLHELSLASNRLQKLHYKSFRNFENLQKLNLQNNNISSIETGAFRSLTRLRQLYLQNNRLHILHNGIFSMLQHLEVLNLEGNVIKHIAPGVFTSLSSLTILNLVQNKIEHIRFKTFLSLQTPGTHILLSNNPWFCDCDLQRVFAKLHSVRRLILDDYHNVTCLEPQVLRNLPLSSVDSQLCIAETVTVLVITFTVFVTVVAAIVMAERNRKKRTGKHWSEDSEVSYESHH, encoded by the coding sequence ATGTATTTCCATTACTTAGTCTGGTTTTGGATTCCTCTCTCCCTCGCTGACTCCGGAGTTCATCATCTTTGCCAGAAAATCTGCTTTTGCAAAGAGGGGGCTCTGTTTGTGAACTGCTCTGGAATCAGTGTTAGCTCAGACCTCACGTTTCCCCCTGAGACAGAACACTTGGACCTGTCGAACAGTAACTTATATTCCATCCCCAGCAGAGGCCTTAGGTCACTCTGGAAGTTGCAGGTTCTCCTTCTGAGAGACAATTACATCAGCAGAATTGAGGAGAGAGCATTCGTCTCCCTTGAAAGACTCCATAAACTTGATATTTCTGAAAATGAAATTGCATTTCTCGGAAACAGTTTTTCTCTGGGACTCGTTTCTCTCCATGAACTCAGTTTGGCCTCCAATAGGCTGCAGAAGCTACACTACAAGAGCTTCAGGAATTTTGAAAACCTTCAGAAGCTTAATCTGCAAAACAATAATATATCTTCGATAGAGACAGGTGCTTTCCGCAGCCTCACCCGTCTGCGCCAACTTTATCTTCAGAACAACCGCCTTCACATCCTCCACAATGGAATATTTTCTATGCTGCAGCACTTAGAAGTTTTGAACTTGGAGGGGAATGTGATAAAACACATCGCTCCGGGAGTCTTTACTTCGTTAAGCAGCCTCACAATACTGAACTTGGTCCAAAACAAAATCGAACACATTCGATTCAAAACGTTCCTTTCCCTCCAGACACCCGGAACTCACATCTTGCTCTCGAACAATCCGTGGTTTTGTGACTGCGACCTTCAAAGGGTTTTTGCAAAACTGCACAGTGTCCGAAGGCTGATATTGGATGACTATCATAATGTGACATGCTTGGAGCCCCAGGTTCTGAGAAACCTTCCCCTGTCTTCGGTAGATTCCCAGTTGTGCATTGCAGAGACGGTGACAGTTCTTGTCATAACATTCACAGTCTTTGTTACAGTGGTAGCTGCCATTGTTATGGCAGAAAGGAACAGAAAGAAAAGGACGGGCAAGCACTGGAGTGAGGACAGTGAAGTCTCCTATGAATCTCATCACTGA